The sequence below is a genomic window from Lolium perenne isolate Kyuss_39 chromosome 7, Kyuss_2.0, whole genome shotgun sequence.
TGTTCGGGTTGTGGTAGGAGTTTCTTATCGAGGACAAGGAGATTGGGCGCGAAACCGCCGTTTCTTCGTTGCCGGACTAGAGCAGTTTTTGGACAAGACGGCTGCAAGGTATGCTCTTTTTCTCAGTCAATCGCTAGTGCGCCTTCTCCCCTGTTTATCTGCTCTTCTCACGAGCTATTGCCTATAAGACTGTGAGTTTGTTGTGGGCTTGTGGCTGAAACGTGCATGCGCTTGCTATGGCCGTGCTCAGTTATGTTTGGGTGACTTGTCTGACTGCTGAAAGGCTTTTTTAGTTGGTGGTTATCTGGTTTCATAGTCTAGACTACTATTAGATGTAGAAGGAAGCTGCTGTTATTGGATCAGATCGGAAATAGTTTTTTTTTTAGATTACCAGGACGCACTCATGCACATACGAACACGATTGCGTTCTTTATCGAAACACATGCTAGATCTGAAACAGAGGCCGCTCAGACAAATTCATGATTTATAACACGTAGTTCATGGACTGTGCGACACGTGATTTACTACTGGACGCTTGCATAGGACTTGCCTAATTAGCCACAACCGATGCGGAGGCTGCACTACCACAAGCCGTGAGCAATTACTCGTTTGACATAGATGGATTCTAATGTTGTGCTTGTTTGTGCTTTCCATAGTTGAGGTATTACTGGTTTGAGGTATAATTTTTTTTAGACAACCAGGCATGTGTGCCCTAATTTATAGGAAACAGCATTGTTTTGAGGGTTTCTCAGTGTATGTACCCTCATGTAAGTATATGTTTTTGTTGTGTTTCCGAGGCCTTAAAAAGTGACTCTTATTGTTGAGATTTGCATGTTTTATACTCGTTATTTTGACTAAGAGTTAGATATAACATCGATGCTTGTAGAATTACATTCAATTATTTACAACATACTCCCTCCTTTCTATTTTAGTCTACAcaattttagaccaaaattttatTTCATATTAGTCAATATTTTAGCTTTGTAATCAACAATATGTTCAAAGGTGCGTAGATCTAATCAAGGTGCGTAGATCTAATCAAGCTTTGTAATCAACAATATTAGTCAAAGGTGTGTAGATCTAATCAAGGTGCAGAGAAGTTTTTTGGTTGGGAGGAGTTGGGAGTATTAATTTTAATGTAGCTTGGATtggtagtagtagtagtaatatTAAATGACTTGCTAATTGGTCTTAAAATTTATAGCATGTAGAGTAAAAGATAATTGAGGGAGTATAAATTGTTAATGTCATTTTCAATCACATTGTAGTACACTAACATTAACTCTATCGATACAAATTATTTGAGTTCTAGCTTTCTTCTTGGTCAAAATTTATAATTGTTTGATAAAGCATGTAGGAAGATATAGCATTCTACAAGTGGACAAGGAGTTTTGGCACTGCGTGAGCATATTCATGGTTTTTGAAATGTCTTTTAAGCGCGGTTAAAAATGTCAAAAGATCCTGAACAAAAATAGACGTGTACATCTTGACATCATATGTGTTCAGAAAACCATTTCGTGGAAAATTGACATTTTGTGTGTCgtgcaaaaaagaaaaaattcGGTGCTTAAAGAAACCTCTTCATGagacattttttttcttttttacacaACTCACAAAAAATGTTATTTTTTACACAAAACTTGCACACATAATATTGTCATATAGGTGCAATTTTTTGATTATTTTTTTAAGAAAATTAAAATGTTTTTCCTCCCAGTTTCAAAAGTTGATTTCCAATTCTACAACTCCATCTTAGTTGTAAATGTACACATTTTTATAGAAACCATGTTGATCATATTTCAAATAATTTGAATTTGTGAGTAAATTGTTTATTGAATGTTTCTATTAACAAACCACATCAACCATTTTATTTAAGATAGAAAATATTTTATCAAATATTTGATTTTTTCTACATGTAAATTAGAAGTAAAGAAAAATTTGGTTATTAAATATTATGTCTAGAGCACacaagattttttttttcatttttctaggtTTATGTATTATTTCCAaatgacaagatttggcttaggatTGGATGGTATGGTTATTATAGGGAGACATAATTAGGATATTTCTATATAAATATAACTTAATGAGAGGTTGTCATCTTTTTCCATGCTATCTACTTGGGTCATGTTTTAGCTTTGTGATGGTTTTAAACTTTGTAATCTGTCATGTTTTAGCTTTGTGATGGTTTTAAACCTTGTAATATAATGTTCCATTTAAAGTCAAGGGCAATAGCTCGACCCATAAGCTAATTTTGCACATAGTAGATGAAGAATAGGATAATGTTTTGTGAAATACTCACTCCTTTCCTATTTAGGTAGCACCCACATTTTCCTTGTTTTCCTTTAACCAAAATAATAAATATGAATTATTGATATATATAGGTATTTGTCTTAAAAATTGTACATTTAAATATTTTTGTGAATGagttcaaagatataattttaataGTATGTGACATTTATTTTGGTAGTTAAATGAATGGTCAAAGTTGGACATTGGAATGTGTGTGCGACACCTAAATTGGAGTGAGAAGAATTAACAAACTCTCACATATTGTGAGGGCCCTCATAGTATAGAGTGTTAAATATTGACAtacatgtgaccttattgtaaagATTGTTATATTTTGGAATGCATGGCCTTAACTAAAAATATTTTGACAAAGCAAAACTTCATCAATGCGAAATCTATTCCATTTTGTCTATCACATCTCTAAATTACCCATTTTTCGTATTGCCTCTAACAAAATATCTTATATTTTAAGCCATCTAATAGAGGCTTGCATTTTTTTCCATTATCTATAGATAATTTATCTTCTATAGAATAATTACCGTATATTTCTTTTGTAGATATTGTTTGGACAAACTTGTGGCTTTCTACATTTGTGTTTTGCTACCATGAAGGCTATCCGAGGAAATAGGAGAAACTATGGTGGCTTTGACTTTGGTCCAGGCTTGCGCAAGTTCTCTAGGAAGAAGGAAAGAACCGAACTCATGAAAAAGAGCCTCAAACAGCTAAACAGaactcgtgaatgttatatcgtaTCGACGACAAATGCATATGACAATGGTATTAGACATGGTGATGATAAATTTTCAAAAAGGGATGCTAGCCATGGTACGGTAGTGCCTCGGACAAATAACTTGGCATGTTCCTCTAGACCAAGCAATGGAATGAAGTCTTCTCATGAGAGTATCGAGAAATCGATGCCCTTAAGGATTGTTCGAAAGATCACTGAAAAGACATCCCTAAGACCAAGCAATGGAATGAAATCTTCGCATGCAAATAATGAGAAATCCATGTAttcttcatcaaggattgtccgaAAGAACTCCGAGATGTCTAGGCCCTCTTCCTTAAAGCCAAACAATGGTGTAGCTTCTTGTCAAAGAACTGCAAAGTCTTGTCCAAGTCCAAGCATTGGGATGATTGATAAATCTAGGTCATCTTCCTTGAGGCCGGTGAATGGCGTGGATTCCGTGAACAAGAATTCAAATGGTGGTGCCCTTCGATTGAAGAATATTGAGAAGCTGAGGACATGTTCCTCTAAGGCAAAAACTACCAATATGCCTAGATCTCCTTCGTCGAGGCCAAGCAATGTCACGGTATCTCTGCCAATGAATATTAAGAAGCCAAACAATGGCTTGGTTCCTTCGCGGGGGGACAATGAGTCATATAAGTCTCGGCCCTCTAGTCTTAATAACGGATCTTCCTTGGTGTTGAAGGTTTACCCAAATTCCTTGCTTGGCAATTCAAAAGAATCACACCACTCATCCATTTTTGGCAACTCAAGGATTGCCGCACAAATGGTATACGGTGAGGCTCAAAAACAGGATATCTCGACGATGCTAGAAACTCCAAATCTTAGCTTAAAGTTGAAGGGTAACCAAGACAACATTGGGATCGGTCATGTTGTCAAGGTATCACGCATGATCACTAACAAGGAGCAACATGCGGAATCAATGGGCGAGCACTTTCAAGTTGATGGTAGAAAGCTTAATAATGACCTTTTGGAGCATGGAGGAATTGGTGCCAACAAGCTTAAGAGAAAGTGGTTGGAACCATTGTTGGAAGAGAACCATGAGACACATGAGGATGATGATAGTGAAGATCCCGAGAACTGCAGGCCACAAAATAGAAGGAGAAGACTTATTCTCAATGATtatgaagacgatgatgatggtgatgaaaatCTAGTAAGTGTTGAGATTGGCACTGCTGGATTGACTACACGAACGGGCGTTGTGAAGGATTCTTCTATCAAAGTCTCTACTCCATTTCTGTCGGAATCTATGAAGCTTCAACAGTATGGTTCGCTGCCCATAGATGAACCCGTTTGGAGGTAAAACATATCTTTTCGTTTCCCATTGTCATGAGATAGATATATTCTTCCCTTTATGctaatttttgttgttgttgttgttgttgtttattcAACAGTGGAATCATTAAGAGAAGTACCAAAAAAGATGTTTCATTGGCTGCACATATGTCAACCAAATGCTGTGAGGCCGTGTGGAACTTGGCAGAATCCTTGCAGCAAGAGATTGTAGTAACAGAGCTTCCTATGTTGGAGGCTTGGCCTAAGAGCTTTGAGGCATCAAGGCCCACTGATGACAACATTGCCTTGTATTTCTTGGCCTGCAAAATGAGGTGCCTTGCTTACTCTCTAATATATAATCGCATTGCCTCTTATCTATTTCATTATTTAGAATCTAACAGTTCTGACTTTTATCGTTAGGCAAGAAGATGCAGACCTGGAGCAACTAGTTAAGGAAGTTGTGGAGAATAATGTAGTCTTACAAGCTGTTATTGGCGAAGCTGAGATGCTGATATTTCCTTCCATTCTACTGCCTGAGCAACACCAAAGTATGTATTCTGTTCTTGTCTGAAAATATAATTGTCACAGAAAATGCGCTGTACCTAATTTCTTCTGTTCTTGTCTGAAAATATAATTGACGCAGAAAATGTGTTGTACCTGATTTCTAGCAGTATTTGTATTCAATTGTGGCCATACTAATCATTTTTAAGAAATAATTTAATTTCTCATAAATCAGTATGATTTTCACTACAGTGTATATTGGGCTCATCGGTTAAGTGTTTTACTATGCTCTCTTCTTCACTTGCAGCCTTCCAAGGGAAACCCTACCTGTGGGCAGTGTTCAAGCGTAGAAAAATTAATGTTGCCACAGTGGAACCGAAGCAACATGGCAAAGGCCGTTGTGAGGATGAGATGGGAAAACAACAGGAATCACATTCCAGTGTAGACAAGGAGGGTCACAGCGTTGCACGGTTAAACACAGACACTGAACCTGAAGCTCCGGAAGAAATGGAGCTGGACCAGAATCCCTTGTCAGCTCGAGTCAACACGCCGAGTCCTGCTAGAGATCCTACCATGAATGCTACAACGTCTGCACACCATGGACAGATCCTCTCGAACTTGGCGGTTCCTACAGGAGCAGTGTTCGGTTTTGTGGTTCAGGGAAATCCGAGAATCGAACATCTCATCCAAGAGATGCAACGTGAAGGCGCTGTTGTAGTTGCAATGCGAGGGGAGATGATAGGGCCAGGTCTTGGCCAGGCAGAAGCTAGTGGCAGAGAGGAAGACAAGAAGCCGCCAAGCTCGTCCTGAACTTGTTGCCATGGTGCAAAGGTGATCTGGGCCTTTAGCTGTTCTCTGCGAAGTAGCTTCAGTTGTGCTGGACGTATTGTTGCTAGGCAAAGAAATTGATTCAGACCTCAGCCCTGGTCGATGCTTGCATGCACCACTGTCTGTTTGAAGGAATCCTGCTCATAAGGTTCAGGCTTTTCCATCCCTGGTAGTTTTCCGAGTCAGTTGTTTATCCCTGGTAGTGTTCAACTCAGTAGTGTATCCTGGTATTCTGGTCAAGTGGTTCCCAGGCTATGTGCTGTACCAGCAGAACTTCTAGATTTGGTTGGAAATCTTTGTATTATTCTCAATGTCGGTGGAGTTATTTGTTAGATGCATTTGTTTTTCTCGGTATTTACttgtctttactattatattagaGTTGGGATGGTGTgcactttgacatcaaacattgaAGAAATCATGACCGTTCAACATCTTCACTTAACATTTGATTCATGCCCACCGTCGGATATCTTTGCCTATATTTAAACGTGGGAAATCCTGGGTAAAAGGAAAGCTACTGATATATTTCCAATCAATCTTTCCTAAATTTGGAAGGCTATCATCAACAAATAAATTAATATACCTAAATTTCTTCTTTTCATCAAAAAGTATCACGTCAATCAAGCCAAGTATTTCCTTATTTTCCATAACAAATATCACctcattcaaaaaaaaaaaaaaatcatgtattcGGCAGCAGATATATCAACTCAATCACGGATGGTTTTCTCATATACTTTTAAAGAGCTACTGTGCATACGACACACGGAGCAGAGCGTCGCGGCGGCTGTAAACCTGTCGCTCCCCACATGTGGTGGCGATGCTGGTGCTGGTGCTGCTACGTCATTGTTCCAACTCTGCAACTGCGGCATGAACACAATCCGTCTCTGGCGTGTGTTTGATCTGTTTGACAACAACAACGGCGGAGAGATCACGATGGACAAGCTGGCGCAGGCGCTCAACTCGCTCGGTCTCATCGCGGGCCACACTGGCCTGACCACCACCATGGGTGTGTATGTCCACGAGGGCATGGTAGGTCTTCGGTTCGAGGACTCCACATTCCTCCACCACGCCCTTGACGATGCGTTGTATGACGTGACCGAGGACGGCAAGGCGGCCGCTGGCGGTGGGATGAGTAAGCGATGAGGGAGACATTCCAGGTGTTCGACATGGACATATGGTGGTAGGTTCATTTCGGCCGCCGAGCTGCAAGAGGTGCTCAAGAAGTTGGGACTCTCCCAGGGCAGCAACCATGCCACCGTGTGCAAGATGATCTGCAATGTCGGCCGTGATGGCGACGGCGTCGACTTCGGCAAGTTCAAGTGCATGATGTACGTAGGGAACACCATCTAGGGCGCTTGAAGAACATCCATTGTTCGCGTAGGAATCAGCTAATTAATGGTATCCCAGGCATACAACCATACACTCAGCAAATTAAATTGAGTATGAGTCCTTCGCAAAAAAAAGATAATAGTGTATGATTTTAAAGTGATTTGTATGCACAGGTTGTGCAGGACCAGGATAAGGATGATTAGTAGTACGACGCCCCTGCATGCCAATCGAACCACATGTTAGATGCATCTTGATGTGCATGTGCATGGCGACAACGAGTTCATGCATATGTATCATGCTGCTAGCCGGGTGATGTTTTCATGTTTACTTGTCCGAGGAGGATCACGGGAGGCTGCAAAACACCTGCATCACGACTGGTATGCCAGCGCTCGGTACGACGGGTCAGCGGAGGCGTTCGTGCCATCAGTTCGGTACATCAATGGTAGGGGTGTGCGGGGGAAGACGAAACAACCCTATGCAGGTGATTGGCTGACACCAGCAGTGAAGGGACGTGGCCCAAGCGAGATGGTCGAGGAGCTGCGATTGTTGGAAGGAGGGATGAAAGAGTGATCATCAATCTGCACTTTAGACATCAGCCCATTAACGAGATGTTATTTTTCGTGGTA
It includes:
- the LOC127312149 gene encoding uncharacterized protein: MSTKCCEAVWNLAESLQQEIVVTELPMLEAWPKSFEASRPTDDNIALYFLACKMRQEDADLEQLVKEVVENNVVLQAVIGEAEMLIFPSILLPEQHQTFQGKPYLWAVFKRRKINVATVEPKQHGKGRCEDEMGKQQESHSSVDKEGHSVARLNTDTEPEAPEEMELDQNPLSARVNTPSPARDPTMNATTSAHHGQILSNLAVPTGAVFGFVVQGNPRIEHLIQEMQREGAVVVAMRGEMIGPGLGQAEASGREEDKKPPSSS